From the Desulfosarcina sp. BuS5 genome, one window contains:
- a CDS encoding CheR family methyltransferase encodes MAFTYFFRDMQTLEAIRDYALPALKSRRYINIWDAGCAMGQEPYSLAMVLRENMVRMIFRNVKIYATDIDGSNLFGKIIRDGKYPGEQVRRIPKEIFAKYFSPNGKPDHFIIADEIRKSVEYQKHDLLTLRPVRNNFGLIVCKNVLLHFKEAERINVINMFHEALSEGGFLAVEQTQKIPEKMKDLFEPVAANVQLFRKKG; translated from the coding sequence ATGGCTTTCACATATTTTTTCAGAGACATGCAGACCCTGGAAGCGATTCGCGATTATGCGCTTCCGGCGTTAAAATCACGCAGGTATATCAATATCTGGGATGCCGGGTGTGCGATGGGGCAGGAGCCATATTCTCTTGCTATGGTTTTAAGGGAAAACATGGTACGGATGATTTTCAGAAATGTAAAAATATATGCAACGGATATCGACGGCAGCAATCTGTTCGGGAAAATAATAAGGGACGGCAAGTATCCGGGTGAGCAGGTCAGGAGAATTCCAAAAGAGATCTTCGCCAAATACTTTTCTCCGAACGGGAAACCGGACCATTTCATAATCGCCGATGAGATAAGAAAATCCGTTGAATATCAAAAACACGACCTGCTGACCCTGAGACCTGTGCGGAATAATTTCGGGCTGATTGTCTGTAAAAATGTTCTACTGCATTTTAAGGAAGCGGAAAGGATTAACGTCATCAACATGTTTCATGAAGCACTTTCCGAAGGCGGTTTTTTAGCAGTCGAACAGACGCAGAAGATACCTGAAAAGATGAAAGATTTATTTGAGCCTGTCGCAGCGAATGTGCAGTTGTTCCGGAAAAAAGGATAA